A window from Vulcanimicrobium alpinum encodes these proteins:
- a CDS encoding ABC transporter substrate-binding protein, producing the protein MVTRRLVSLAAALALLAAPLGAAEPARHNASTIPHTLRIGDTQDFDNLNPFFATALSLGNLSQLTMAYLARYDRANRPTPELATVIPTKANGGISRDGKTITWHLRRGVKWSDGAPFDADDVVFSTAAVKNPKNNVVGRNGWDRIMRVDEPDKYTVVFHLDRPFADYLPTFFGSAGANPCILPKHLLGDLPEINDAPYNAKPVGIGPFRYVEWARGDHVTLERNPYYWRGLPKLEKVVLKIIPDRNTLLTQLQTGEVDLWAYVPSAYVERVTALPGIASQRHPSFLFNHIDFNTTHPGVSDPAVRAAIRLATDRALMLRKQNHGVGILQESEISPVNPLYTPIPPVPYDPARANALLDRAGWKRGPDGVRQKDGKRLELELGAYTGSQDVDSRIELMRSMWQPLGVTLDVKRYAIAKFFQLTGGIMYGGKWDITLFAWQLTPTGDLNNTNSCALIPPNGQNVTRLCDRTLESLLGRFKETYDEPERRVLLGKITRRISELVPFFVLWVSEDVFAYNRDLTGFHPNNTTAFDDVMNVDI; encoded by the coding sequence ATGGTCACTCGCAGGCTCGTCTCCCTCGCGGCCGCGCTGGCCCTGCTCGCCGCGCCGCTCGGCGCCGCCGAACCGGCGCGTCACAATGCCTCGACGATCCCGCACACCCTGCGGATCGGCGACACACAGGACTTCGACAACCTCAACCCGTTCTTCGCCACCGCGCTCAGCCTCGGCAACCTCTCGCAGCTCACGATGGCGTACCTCGCGCGCTACGACCGCGCGAACCGGCCGACGCCGGAGCTCGCGACGGTGATTCCGACCAAGGCGAACGGCGGGATCAGCCGCGACGGCAAGACGATCACGTGGCATCTGCGCCGCGGCGTGAAGTGGTCGGACGGCGCGCCGTTCGACGCCGACGACGTGGTGTTCTCGACCGCCGCCGTCAAGAATCCGAAGAACAACGTCGTCGGCCGCAACGGCTGGGACCGCATCATGCGGGTCGACGAGCCCGACAAGTACACGGTGGTCTTTCACCTCGATCGCCCGTTCGCCGACTACCTTCCGACGTTTTTCGGCTCGGCCGGCGCGAACCCGTGCATCCTGCCCAAACATCTGCTCGGCGATCTCCCCGAGATCAACGACGCGCCGTACAACGCGAAGCCGGTCGGGATCGGACCGTTCCGCTACGTCGAGTGGGCGCGCGGCGATCACGTGACGCTCGAGCGCAATCCGTACTACTGGCGCGGCCTGCCGAAACTCGAGAAGGTCGTGCTGAAGATCATCCCCGACCGCAACACGCTGCTGACGCAATTGCAGACGGGCGAAGTCGATCTGTGGGCGTACGTCCCGTCGGCATACGTGGAGCGGGTCACCGCGTTGCCCGGGATCGCGTCGCAGCGGCATCCGAGCTTCCTGTTCAACCACATCGACTTCAACACGACGCATCCGGGCGTCAGCGATCCGGCGGTGCGCGCGGCGATCCGGCTGGCCACGGATCGTGCGCTCATGCTGCGCAAGCAGAATCACGGCGTCGGGATCCTGCAAGAGAGCGAGATCAGCCCGGTCAACCCGCTCTACACGCCGATCCCGCCCGTCCCGTACGACCCCGCGCGCGCAAACGCCCTGCTCGATCGCGCCGGCTGGAAGCGCGGGCCTGACGGCGTCCGGCAGAAGGACGGGAAACGCCTCGAGCTCGAGCTCGGAGCGTACACCGGCAGTCAGGACGTCGACTCGCGGATCGAACTGATGCGCTCGATGTGGCAGCCGCTGGGTGTAACGCTCGACGTGAAGCGCTACGCGATCGCGAAGTTCTTCCAGCTCACCGGCGGGATCATGTACGGCGGAAAATGGGACATCACGCTGTTCGCCTGGCAGCTCACGCCGACCGGTGACCTGAACAACACGAACAGCTGCGCGCTCATCCCGCCGAACGGGCAGAACGTGACGCGTCTGTGCGATCGGACGCTCGAGTCGCTGCTGGGTCGATTCAAGGAGACGTACGACGAGCCGGAGCGGCGCGTGCTGCTCGGCAAGATCACGCGGCGGATCAGCGAGCTGGTGCCGTTCTTCGTCCTGTGGGTTTCCGAGGACGTCTTCGCATACAACCGCGACCTGACGGGCTTTCATCCCAACAACACGACCGCGTTCGACGACGTCATGAACGTCGACATCTGA
- a CDS encoding peptide ABC transporter substrate-binding protein, producing the protein MTAVVLLATQAGAAEPARHNSTTVPHTLRIGDTLDFDSLNPHLATALTLGYLSQLTMAYLVRYGHDNKPIPELATSVPTQANGGISRDGKTITWHLRRGVKWSDGVPFDADDVVFSTSVVNNPANNEVGRDGWDQIVKVDEPDKYTVVYHLNRPYASYLPTFFGSAGANPCILPKHLLSNLPNINTAPYNSKPVGIGPFRYAEWVRGDHVTLERNPFYWRGQPKLEKVIFKIIPDRNTLQTQLQTGEVDLWAFVPSAYVERVTAFPNVAHTRAPGFLYVHVDFNTSHAVLRDLAVREALRYATDRKLLRDKQNHGVGILQESPLTPVSPLYSPIPEVPHDVAKANALLDRAGWKRGPDGIRAKNGTRLELDYGSVAGSQDIDARIELLRSMWSQIGVALNVKHYASPQFFQVTGGILYGGKWDVTSFSWQVTPDSDLNPQNACGTIPPKGQNVTRLCDRQLDASLTALKETYDEKQRKALVARITRRVSELVPYFVLWIFEDVHVFNRDLAGFHPNATTPFDDFMNVDI; encoded by the coding sequence TTGACGGCCGTCGTGCTGCTTGCGACGCAGGCCGGCGCCGCCGAACCCGCGCGGCACAACTCCACGACCGTCCCGCACACGCTGCGCATCGGCGACACGCTCGACTTCGACAGCCTCAACCCTCACCTGGCGACCGCGCTCACGCTCGGCTACCTCTCGCAGCTCACGATGGCGTACCTGGTGCGCTACGGGCACGACAACAAGCCGATCCCGGAGCTGGCGACGAGCGTCCCGACGCAGGCGAACGGCGGGATCAGCCGCGACGGCAAGACGATCACCTGGCACCTGCGGCGCGGGGTGAAGTGGTCGGACGGCGTGCCGTTCGACGCCGACGACGTTGTCTTCTCGACGAGCGTCGTGAACAATCCGGCCAACAACGAAGTCGGCCGCGACGGCTGGGATCAGATCGTGAAGGTCGACGAGCCCGATAAGTACACCGTCGTCTACCATCTGAATAGGCCCTACGCCAGCTATCTTCCGACGTTCTTCGGCTCCGCCGGAGCCAACCCGTGCATCCTGCCGAAGCACCTGCTGAGCAATCTTCCGAACATCAACACCGCGCCGTACAACAGCAAACCGGTCGGAATCGGACCGTTCCGCTATGCGGAGTGGGTGCGCGGCGATCACGTCACGCTCGAGCGGAACCCGTTCTACTGGCGCGGTCAGCCCAAGCTCGAGAAGGTGATCTTCAAGATCATCCCCGACCGCAACACGCTGCAGACGCAGCTGCAGACCGGCGAGGTCGACCTATGGGCATTCGTCCCGTCGGCGTACGTGGAGCGCGTCACGGCCTTCCCGAACGTCGCCCACACGCGCGCACCCGGCTTTCTCTACGTCCACGTCGACTTCAACACGTCGCACGCGGTGCTGAGAGATCTCGCGGTGCGCGAGGCGCTGAGGTACGCGACCGATCGCAAACTCCTGCGCGACAAGCAGAACCACGGCGTCGGCATCCTCCAGGAGAGCCCGCTCACGCCGGTGAGCCCGCTCTACTCGCCGATCCCCGAAGTTCCGCACGACGTCGCCAAGGCGAACGCGCTGCTCGACCGCGCCGGCTGGAAACGCGGCCCGGACGGGATCCGCGCCAAAAACGGGACGCGGCTGGAACTCGACTACGGTTCGGTCGCCGGGAGTCAGGACATCGATGCGCGGATCGAACTGCTGCGTTCGATGTGGTCTCAGATCGGCGTCGCGCTCAACGTGAAGCACTACGCATCGCCGCAATTCTTCCAGGTGACCGGCGGGATTCTCTACGGCGGAAAGTGGGACGTGACGTCGTTCTCGTGGCAAGTGACGCCCGACTCCGACCTCAATCCGCAGAACGCGTGCGGCACGATCCCGCCGAAGGGTCAGAACGTGACCCGGCTCTGCGATCGGCAGCTGGACGCATCGCTGACGGCGCTGAAGGAGACCTACGACGAGAAGCAGCGCAAGGCGCTCGTCGCCAGGATCACGCGACGCGTCAGCGAGCTCGTGCCGTACTTCGTGCTGTGGATCTTCGAAGACGTGCACGTCTTCAACCGCGATCTCGCCGGCTTCCACCCCAACGCCACCACGCCGTTCGACGACTTCATGAACGTCGACATCTAG
- a CDS encoding glycosyltransferase 87 family protein, giving the protein MRPRRSTSPLRRSLALAGALIAILLAFTLFRPPPTSGPYARDFEAYEAAGATWNAGGDPYGRGVSRVERTIVGVDSSRDELLPYVGPAAALPLFGALARLPHPVAVRIWSGIVAATVGALVLAMLAVAGATRVRTLLAAFAFALIGGPATSDIALGQAALPAAAGIALALCALERMRPVAAAAGVLLAGMQPNLALALIARMRDRAALAAAGAGFAAFALLTLWAGGGVEGFAAYVRRLASHGAAERFVSIQHTPAAVAWALGAAAPAATALGTACALAAFAAVAFATVLAKLTPLDGTLLGIAALPLAIPFFHEHDFVVETIPLLVLAVRSTGRARALAGIAAALVVVDWFGLAQREPAHLQIFAQGLAVACAFAALGIGARCERADAAPLAAFAIALAAALPLAIAAPAPTWPDALPAGFRAPAGADASAVWEAEQHAAGLDTAQPAWGALRALPLAGCIVLGLAIVLDARSRRARRGA; this is encoded by the coding sequence GTGCGGCCGCGACGCAGCACGTCCCCCCTGCGACGTAGTCTCGCGCTCGCGGGCGCGCTGATCGCGATCCTGCTCGCGTTCACGCTGTTCCGCCCGCCGCCGACCTCCGGGCCCTATGCCCGCGACTTCGAGGCGTACGAAGCCGCCGGGGCGACGTGGAACGCCGGCGGCGATCCCTACGGCCGCGGCGTGTCGCGCGTCGAGCGCACGATCGTCGGCGTCGATTCCTCGCGCGACGAGCTTCTCCCGTACGTGGGGCCCGCGGCCGCGCTCCCGCTGTTCGGCGCGCTCGCGCGTCTGCCGCATCCGGTCGCGGTGCGCATCTGGAGCGGGATCGTCGCGGCGACGGTCGGCGCGCTGGTCCTCGCGATGCTCGCGGTGGCCGGAGCGACGCGCGTGCGTACGCTGCTCGCGGCGTTCGCGTTCGCGCTGATCGGCGGACCCGCGACGAGCGACATCGCGCTGGGTCAAGCTGCCTTGCCGGCCGCCGCCGGAATCGCGCTCGCACTGTGCGCGCTGGAACGGATGCGGCCCGTCGCGGCGGCGGCGGGCGTGCTGCTCGCCGGGATGCAGCCGAATCTCGCGCTGGCGCTGATCGCGCGGATGCGCGATCGAGCGGCGCTCGCCGCCGCGGGAGCGGGGTTCGCGGCGTTCGCGTTGCTGACGCTGTGGGCGGGCGGCGGGGTCGAAGGGTTCGCGGCGTACGTGCGCCGGCTCGCTTCGCACGGCGCCGCCGAGCGCTTCGTCTCGATCCAGCACACGCCGGCCGCCGTCGCGTGGGCGCTCGGCGCCGCGGCACCGGCCGCGACGGCGCTCGGCACCGCGTGCGCGCTCGCCGCGTTCGCAGCGGTCGCGTTCGCGACCGTGCTCGCGAAGCTGACGCCGCTCGACGGCACGCTGCTGGGGATCGCCGCGCTTCCGCTGGCGATCCCGTTCTTTCACGAACACGACTTCGTCGTTGAGACGATCCCGCTGCTCGTCCTCGCGGTACGCAGCACCGGCCGCGCCCGCGCGCTCGCGGGGATCGCCGCCGCTCTCGTGGTCGTCGACTGGTTCGGGCTCGCGCAGCGCGAGCCCGCGCACCTGCAGATCTTCGCGCAAGGCCTCGCCGTCGCGTGCGCGTTCGCGGCGCTCGGCATCGGCGCGCGCTGCGAGCGCGCGGACGCCGCTCCGCTCGCGGCGTTCGCGATCGCGCTCGCCGCCGCGCTCCCGCTCGCGATCGCCGCGCCGGCGCCGACGTGGCCGGATGCGCTCCCCGCGGGCTTTCGCGCGCCGGCCGGCGCCGACGCGAGCGCGGTGTGGGAAGCGGAGCAGCACGCCGCCGGCCTCGACACCGCGCAGCCCGCCTGGGGAGCGCTGCGTGCGCTGCCCCTGGCGGGCTGCATCGTACTCGGCCTCGCAATCGTCCTAGACGCGCGCAGCCGACGCGCGCGCCGCGGCGCCTAG
- a CDS encoding site-2 protease family protein has translation MHPDDDPYRPLAPSPPQPKKRGGALGGALVALGLLAVKFKALLSALFAFKWLILAPKLLLSFGSVFVSLWFYALLFGWKFAIVFVALIFVHEMGHYVTFRNFGMPVSLPMFIPGLGAFVSTPMSTDPARNAIGAIMGPVFGVAASTICWAYGAATQPAVSLDHNFWIAAAYVGFFINLFNLIPAYPLDGGRIAGAIDGRLWLLGAVLIVAWLGYDVVRLGHIPSAFTVLILGFVLFSSLPRAIAAFRGRIDPRERIGSCAQRAILAISYFGLLAICAAGAAATQHVPPAT, from the coding sequence ATGCATCCCGACGACGACCCGTACCGGCCGCTCGCGCCGTCCCCCCCGCAGCCCAAGAAGCGCGGCGGCGCACTGGGCGGTGCGCTCGTCGCGCTGGGCCTTCTAGCGGTCAAGTTCAAAGCGCTGCTCAGCGCGCTGTTCGCGTTCAAGTGGCTCATCCTCGCGCCGAAACTGCTGCTGAGTTTCGGCTCGGTGTTTGTGTCGCTTTGGTTTTACGCGCTCCTGTTCGGCTGGAAGTTCGCGATCGTCTTCGTCGCGCTGATCTTCGTGCACGAAATGGGACACTATGTCACGTTCCGCAACTTCGGGATGCCGGTCTCGCTGCCGATGTTCATCCCGGGCCTCGGCGCGTTCGTGAGCACGCCGATGAGCACCGATCCTGCGCGCAACGCGATCGGCGCGATCATGGGCCCGGTCTTCGGCGTCGCGGCGTCGACGATTTGCTGGGCGTACGGTGCGGCGACGCAGCCGGCCGTCTCGCTCGACCACAATTTCTGGATCGCCGCCGCGTACGTCGGCTTCTTCATCAACCTGTTCAACTTGATCCCGGCCTACCCGCTCGACGGCGGCCGCATCGCCGGGGCGATCGACGGCCGCTTGTGGCTGCTCGGCGCGGTGCTGATCGTCGCGTGGCTCGGCTACGACGTCGTGCGTCTGGGTCACATTCCGTCGGCGTTCACCGTGCTGATCCTCGGATTCGTCCTCTTCAGTTCGCTGCCGCGCGCGATCGCGGCGTTTCGCGGCCGGATCGATCCGCGCGAGCGGATCGGGTCGTGCGCACAGCGCGCGATCCTCGCGATCTCCTACTTCGGTCTGCTCGCGATCTGCGCGGCGGGTGCGGCCGCGACGCAGCACGTCCCCCCTGCGACGTAG
- a CDS encoding peptidoglycan recognition protein family protein gives MPPGDLRAISLHWTAYDYERFFPAYHFCLTGARDVIVHHTHDLRENMRDVRIDAGAPYAAHTRGRNSWSIGISIAAMQDATPADFGAYPITQAQREAMCVVAAALARFYRIVPEAVRTHAEAALDDGYFGAGSDDLRWDIARFAPSPEPLVPAEAIACGAWFRERVRALLG, from the coding sequence TTGCCGCCGGGCGACCTACGCGCGATCTCTCTGCACTGGACCGCGTACGACTACGAGCGATTCTTCCCGGCGTACCACTTTTGTCTCACCGGCGCACGCGACGTGATCGTGCACCACACGCACGACCTGCGCGAGAACATGCGCGACGTGCGGATCGACGCCGGTGCGCCGTACGCGGCGCACACCCGAGGACGCAACTCGTGGTCGATCGGGATCTCGATCGCCGCGATGCAGGACGCGACCCCGGCCGATTTCGGCGCGTATCCGATCACGCAGGCACAGCGCGAGGCGATGTGCGTTGTGGCAGCGGCGCTGGCGCGCTTCTACCGGATCGTTCCCGAGGCGGTGCGCACGCACGCCGAAGCAGCGCTCGACGACGGCTACTTCGGCGCCGGGAGCGACGACCTGCGCTGGGACATCGCGCGCTTCGCGCCGTCGCCCGAACCGCTTGTCCCGGCCGAAGCGATTGCTTGCGGCGCGTGGTTTCGCGAGCGCGTGCGCGCGCTGCTCGGGTGA
- a CDS encoding phosphotransferase enzyme family protein, giving the protein MTEADALAIAAAFGVDVTGARAAALDGGYSNESVRVDAAGGRYVVRRYGRLHVTRAAIVFEHAIVAHAAARMREVVAPLRASEGTTIAAAPDGGLAAVFPYVDGATGRRDLATASAAAALLARFHRAMRDVHVASGMRTARFLGTLPWLRERFQRFANDPRTGRKLDWAAVITAVAGATVRIAPVAAELPTVVVHGDPNPGNVVSVEEGDVRALIDFDFAHETERVYDLGTLLDEFGRDGEDTPLRPERIAPLVAAYEAELPLSTVERSALPDAMLRRAAMLVWYVATRHGERVPGDIGGAPRYAARVQEIAARAPAIREALRG; this is encoded by the coding sequence GTGACGGAGGCCGACGCGCTGGCGATTGCCGCGGCGTTCGGGGTCGACGTTACGGGTGCGCGTGCAGCGGCGTTGGACGGCGGTTACTCCAACGAAAGCGTGCGCGTCGACGCCGCCGGCGGGCGCTACGTCGTGCGACGCTACGGGCGCCTGCACGTCACGCGCGCTGCGATCGTCTTCGAGCACGCGATCGTCGCGCATGCGGCGGCGCGGATGCGGGAAGTGGTCGCGCCGCTGCGCGCGTCGGAGGGGACGACGATCGCGGCGGCGCCGGACGGCGGGCTCGCGGCGGTCTTCCCGTACGTCGACGGCGCGACCGGCCGGCGCGATCTCGCGACGGCATCCGCCGCGGCCGCGCTGCTGGCGCGATTTCACCGGGCGATGCGCGACGTCCACGTCGCGTCCGGCATGCGCACCGCCCGATTTCTCGGGACGCTGCCGTGGCTGCGCGAGCGTTTTCAGCGCTTCGCGAACGATCCGCGCACCGGCCGGAAGCTCGACTGGGCGGCGGTCATCACCGCGGTCGCCGGCGCGACCGTCCGCATCGCGCCGGTCGCGGCCGAACTGCCGACGGTCGTCGTCCACGGCGATCCGAACCCCGGGAACGTCGTGAGCGTCGAAGAGGGCGACGTGCGCGCGCTCATCGACTTCGACTTCGCTCACGAGACCGAGCGGGTCTACGATCTGGGGACGCTGCTCGACGAGTTCGGCCGCGACGGCGAGGATACACCGCTGCGGCCGGAGCGCATCGCTCCGCTCGTCGCGGCGTACGAGGCCGAACTCCCGCTGAGCACCGTTGAGCGGAGCGCGCTGCCGGACGCGATGCTCCGGCGCGCGGCGATGCTGGTATGGTACGTCGCGACGCGGCACGGCGAGCGCGTCCCCGGCGATATCGGCGGCGCGCCGCGCTACGCGGCGCGCGTCCAGGAAATCGCGGCGCGTGCGCCGGCGATTCGGGAGGCGTTGCGTGGCTAG
- a CDS encoding NAD(P)/FAD-dependent oxidoreductase gives MSVQRIVILGGGFAGVAVAQRLEKKLRRDEAEIAIVSRDNFTLFTPMLPEVSSGGIETRHVVTPVRAQLRRSTFVLGEISRIDLDAREVAACHPITGDMTTLPYDTLVLALGSVTSTFGIPGVTEHTLPLKTIEDAETLRNRIIAALEQAVVTAPGPERDRLLTFVVVGGGYTGCEAAGELVDLFHSIVPFYRPLRLADVRMVLIEAGKALLPDLPPQMGAYTTRNLRQRKVELILGDGVTHIDERGLALQSGAFVSSATMVWSAGVRPSPVLKDLPGVMHARNGGIVVHADMSVIGRPGVWAIGDCAWIPTKEDAQQSDRSAWYPATAQHAIREGPALADNIIATMRGTPTKPFRYTSLGTMASLGARRGVAALPGGYVLTGFLAWFLWRSYYLARLPGLDRRLRVTVDWTLGLIFPRDIAEMRLYTERGHQAARDVQAQSKPVT, from the coding sequence GTGAGCGTGCAACGGATCGTGATCTTGGGGGGCGGGTTCGCCGGCGTCGCGGTCGCGCAGCGGTTGGAAAAAAAACTCCGCCGCGACGAGGCGGAGATCGCAATCGTCAGCCGCGACAACTTCACCCTGTTCACCCCGATGCTCCCCGAGGTGAGCTCCGGCGGGATCGAGACACGGCACGTCGTGACGCCGGTGCGCGCGCAACTGCGGCGCTCGACCTTCGTGCTCGGTGAGATTTCGCGCATCGACCTCGACGCGCGTGAGGTCGCGGCTTGCCATCCGATCACCGGCGACATGACGACGCTCCCCTACGACACGCTCGTCCTCGCTCTGGGAAGCGTGACCTCGACGTTCGGGATCCCCGGCGTCACCGAGCACACGCTGCCGCTCAAAACGATCGAAGACGCCGAGACGCTGCGCAACCGGATCATCGCGGCGCTCGAGCAAGCCGTCGTCACCGCGCCGGGCCCGGAGCGCGACCGCCTGCTGACGTTCGTCGTCGTCGGCGGCGGCTACACCGGCTGCGAAGCCGCCGGCGAACTCGTCGATCTGTTCCACTCGATCGTCCCGTTCTACCGGCCGCTGCGGCTCGCCGACGTGCGGATGGTGCTGATCGAAGCCGGCAAGGCGCTGCTGCCCGATCTCCCCCCGCAGATGGGTGCCTACACGACGCGCAACCTCCGGCAGCGCAAGGTCGAGTTGATCCTCGGCGACGGCGTCACGCACATCGACGAGCGCGGACTCGCCCTGCAGTCGGGGGCGTTCGTGTCGAGCGCGACGATGGTGTGGAGCGCCGGCGTGCGTCCGTCGCCTGTGCTCAAAGATCTCCCGGGCGTCATGCACGCCCGCAACGGCGGGATCGTCGTCCACGCCGACATGTCGGTGATCGGCCGCCCGGGCGTGTGGGCGATCGGCGACTGCGCGTGGATCCCCACCAAAGAGGATGCGCAGCAGAGCGATCGCAGCGCGTGGTATCCGGCGACCGCGCAGCATGCGATCCGCGAGGGCCCCGCGCTCGCCGACAACATCATCGCGACGATGCGCGGGACGCCGACGAAGCCGTTCCGCTATACCTCGCTCGGCACGATGGCGTCGCTGGGCGCGCGGCGCGGCGTCGCGGCGCTTCCGGGCGGCTACGTCCTCACCGGATTCCTCGCGTGGTTCCTGTGGCGGTCGTATTACCTCGCGCGGTTGCCGGGGCTCGACCGGCGCCTGCGCGTGACGGTCGACTGGACGCTGGGCTTGATCTTTCCGCGCGACATCGCCGAGATGCGCCTCTACACCGAGCGCGGACACCAGGCGGCGCGCGACGTGCAGGCGCAGAGCAAACCGGTGACGTGA
- a CDS encoding thiamine pyrophosphate-dependent dehydrogenase E1 component subunit alpha, with the protein MTTTAAPAALSREQLLKLYRNMVTQRAVDTRGFQLNRQGKIGIAMGSEGHEAVQAGTGLAFKSGRDLLYPYYRNTGLILACGFPLADLFRSQLARAGDRSGGRSIINHVTAKDLGIASISSIIAAQCTHAVGAAWALKRRGDGDRVVFCQFGEGATSQGEWHEAMNFASVHELPVVFVCENNQWAISTHISKQMRVPAVAARAPGYAMHALECDGFDPVAVYRTVREARAHAASGNGPVLVEAHCYRFLSHTTDDDDRTYRTRDEVAQHRSDDPVPKFERVLLEQGVLDADSVKAIRREISELVNRTTDEIEAEPYPEGHTLYGNTYAGSDDAWVH; encoded by the coding sequence ATGACCACGACGGCGGCGCCCGCAGCGCTTTCGCGCGAGCAGTTGCTCAAGCTCTACCGCAACATGGTGACGCAGCGCGCGGTCGACACGCGCGGCTTTCAGCTGAACCGTCAGGGCAAGATCGGGATCGCGATGGGTTCCGAAGGGCACGAAGCGGTGCAGGCCGGGACGGGGCTCGCGTTCAAGAGCGGGCGCGATCTGCTCTATCCCTACTATCGCAACACCGGGCTGATCCTCGCCTGCGGCTTTCCGCTCGCGGACCTGTTCCGCTCGCAGCTGGCCCGCGCCGGCGACCGTAGCGGCGGCCGTTCGATCATCAACCACGTCACCGCAAAAGATCTCGGGATCGCGTCGATCTCGTCGATCATCGCCGCGCAGTGCACGCATGCGGTCGGCGCGGCGTGGGCACTCAAGCGGCGAGGCGACGGCGATCGTGTCGTGTTCTGCCAATTCGGCGAGGGCGCGACGTCACAAGGCGAGTGGCACGAAGCGATGAACTTCGCGTCGGTCCACGAGTTGCCGGTCGTGTTCGTCTGCGAGAACAACCAGTGGGCGATCTCGACACACATCTCCAAGCAGATGCGCGTCCCCGCCGTCGCGGCGCGCGCGCCGGGCTACGCGATGCACGCGCTCGAGTGCGACGGCTTCGACCCGGTCGCCGTCTACCGCACTGTGCGCGAAGCGCGCGCGCACGCGGCGTCGGGCAACGGACCGGTCCTGGTCGAAGCGCACTGCTACCGCTTCCTCTCGCACACGACCGACGATGACGATCGTACCTACCGCACGCGCGACGAGGTCGCGCAGCATCGGTCCGACGATCCGGTGCCGAAGTTCGAGCGCGTTCTGCTCGAGCAGGGCGTGCTCGACGCCGATTCCGTGAAAGCGATCCGTCGCGAGATCAGCGAACTCGTCAACCGCACGACCGACGAGATCGAGGCCGAGCCGTATCCCGAAGGACACACGCTCTACGGCAACACCTATGCCGGCAGCGACGACGCCTGGGTGCACTGA
- a CDS encoding TetR/AcrR family transcriptional regulator, protein MTAEPRKPYDIDSLTDVALRVFAERGYDGASMDDVARAAGITKASIYHHVSGKEELLSRGLGRALDALFAVLDEPESREGRAVARLRHIVYRVADVTLRMLPELTVLVRVRGSSKSEREAVERRRAFDRIVTELIAGAQRDGDIRADVDPRLAARLIFGMSNSVVEWYRSGPLARDAIARAIVTTAFEGICTRV, encoded by the coding sequence GTGACGGCCGAGCCGCGCAAGCCCTACGACATCGACTCGCTGACCGACGTCGCGCTGCGCGTCTTCGCGGAACGCGGCTACGACGGCGCGTCGATGGACGACGTGGCGCGCGCGGCGGGGATCACGAAGGCGTCGATCTACCATCACGTCAGCGGCAAAGAGGAGCTGCTCAGCCGCGGCCTCGGGCGCGCGCTCGACGCGCTCTTCGCCGTGCTCGACGAACCGGAGTCGCGCGAGGGCCGGGCCGTCGCGCGGCTTCGGCACATCGTCTACCGCGTCGCCGACGTTACCCTGCGGATGCTCCCCGAACTCACGGTGCTGGTGCGCGTCCGCGGCTCCTCGAAGAGCGAACGCGAGGCAGTCGAACGGCGGCGCGCCTTCGACCGGATCGTCACCGAGCTGATCGCCGGAGCGCAGCGCGACGGCGACATCCGCGCCGACGTCGACCCGCGCTTAGCGGCGCGGCTGATCTTCGGGATGTCCAACTCGGTGGTAGAATGGTATCGCAGCGGACCGCTCGCCCGCGATGCGATCGCGCGCGCGATCGTCACGACGGCGTTCGAGGGTATCTGCACGCGGGTATGA